The sequence CCCGTGGTGCTCCTAGGCCGACAGAGAATCTGGGCTATTTACAGTATCTCACATATTAACAGCTTTACAAACGTGTCCAGGAAGTTCATCtcatgtttatatatatatataaaaaaaaaagcaccaagTGTCTGAATAGAAATCACACAGGCCTCCACGGGGGCTAGAATCCGAGGGCTGGCTGGCACCTGTGGCGTCACCGGCTGATGTCCCGGCTCGAGTCCCACATTTTTGTGCTGGGCTCCATGCCCAGCATGTCAAAGAAGGGGTGCTTGAGGGCCTCAGCCAGGGTGACACGCTTGGAGGGCTCGTACTCCAGCATGCTCTCGATGAGGTCGAACAGGCGGTGATGGTCCTCAGCCTCCGAGGTCAGGTATCGCTGCGGGTGGAGGGCAAGGTGAGGCTCAGGGAGGCTGCACCCCATCCTGATGTTCTCTGGTTTGTTCACACCATCTctcagcctggagctgagctCTGAACTCCTCTCTATCCACAACTGACAGATTGTCACACACCCTCCCTTCCCAGGGAGCTTCCTGAACTTTCCATGCTCTCCTTGTCCTCCACATTAAACtcacactgctgcagcttcctATTGCTGGGACAGCCAAGGCTCCCTTCAACCACCcttctgctggccacactgaGATCTCCTTATTTCAATAATGTtttgaaaagtatttttaattcttatgacTTAGTCCCTGCTGATTGTCAAAATGTGGCTTCCCTGATTTTAACCAATTCACAATATCTTTTATgggaattaaaatgaaaaaagctTCTTAATAAATTGGTTGAAAGATATGCAAATACTGCTTATGAAGATATAGATGTTACCCAATTAGCAAGTGATCCACCTTACCATAGACCAGAAAACCAAGCAGCAAAATTGCCTCAGCCTGTATTAACAGATATCAAAGATGCTGCTAGAAAAACTTTGTTTTCAGTTGAGCCAGCTAGTACACCCATGTAAACGCTTATACTACCATCAGACAAGGTGAAAATTCTATAGTTCTTTTTTAGATAGATTAACCCAAGCAGTCAAAAAGCAATGTCTAACTCAGGCTTGCCCAGAGGGAGAAGCTGAGGAGGGGCCAAGCTGCCTCACCCGCAGTGGTTTGCAGTTCTCCCGAACGTAGCGTCCAGCTGAGGTGTTCTCATCCCAGTCCAGGCGGCCGTGgtagaaatatttctgtttcctgtcaGAAGAAAGGGGCAGCAGGttacacagcagcagcagcaaggtgccagccccagtgggacacagctgggtgGCTCCAGAGTGGCATCTCCCCCAGGGTGAAGCACTGCCCGTGGAGCACGAGGGCTGGCTTTGCTCACCTTGTCTTGCGGACCATTCGAGAAGGAATTGGCCCCAAAATCCTCTCCATCATGGCCAGGTGCTCCCGGTTGTCGTGTGTCTGGGAGGGAGAAATGGAAAGGGAAGGCATGGAATAGATTCCAGTGGttctgcctccagccctgggtgTTCCCCCACCCAGAACCCCCATCCTGGCCAACACCTGGGGTGTCTccacagggctgcagggatggagggacccCCATCAGTCTCAGGGAGGCAGCCAGCATCCGCTCACCAGCTGGGAAGTACCCACACCACACAGTTCTCACCTGGAAAAGGGTGAAACCCACATAATACTCAAAGATGATGCAGCCAATACTCCACACATCACAGGGCTGGCTCCAGCCAAGCTCTGAAAAACAATGTTGTTTAAATAAATGATCCAGTTACAACACAAGAGTCCAAATCcctctttcttttaaaaataaataactaataaaaaaataaataacatccTATTCCAGCCAGGCTCTTGGTGCTCTGCTGGCAATATACTGCCCAGCTGATGGTGGATCATGGAATCagcaaggctggaaaagacctccaagatcaccaACTCCAACCTGTGAcccatccccaccttgtcacccagtCCAGGACAATGAGTGCCACATCGAGccattccttggacacctccaggaatggggactccaaacctccctgggcagccccttccaatgcctgaccaccctttccaggaagaaattcctcctgatgtccaaccctggcacagcttgaggccatttctccttgctccctgggagcagagcccaaacccccaTGAGGAAGTTGTGGAGAGTGAGAGGATCCCCCCtgaacctccttttctccaggggGAACAAACCCAGAACAATGACAGGGCTGTAACCATGGAGGTCCCAGGaaacagcactgcagagctgttaAATCAACTTCCCATCTCCCAGGGCAAACCCAGAATGTTCCTGAATGACGTGGATGCCCAACactccccatcccagcagggtCCAAGGGGCAGAGACCCAGGGGCACCTTACCCAGGATGACTTCAGGGGCTCGGTAGTGCCTGGTGGACACGATGGTGCTGTGATGCTCGTGGTCAAAGGTGGCACTGCCAAAGTCCACCACCCTGATGGCCGTGCTCTTCACGCTCCTCTCATCCCGTTTCTGCAGGGGGGACAATGGGATCCATCACCTGGCAGCCCCTCCAAACCCTGCCTTACCCAGCTGAGGGCACCACGGGAGGGGAAAGCTttggcagccccagagcagctcccagcacagccatggctcacccagcactgcctggcagGTCATGCAAAGCCCTGAAGGAGTGCAGGGAGcccccatcccctggggctgtgtctgagCCCTCAGGGACGCCAAGAGGAGAGCCAAGTGAGGCTGTGTGTCATGTGTTACCTTTTCCAAGTTGTAGGAGAGCTCGTAGTCAGAGTTCACAAAGAGGATGTTCTCTGGCTTGAGGTCAGTGTGGGTGAGTTTATTGTCATGCAGAACTGAGGGAGAAAAGAGAGTTTGGGTGAggggagagaagcagaacaAGGCTGCACTCCCCCAAAAGCCATCACTGGCACCAGTTTAAGCCACATTTCAACCTGGGTATGAACAGCCAGGCAAAGCCCAGGCCATGATGCTTCACCAGAAGCAcaaagatttattgtattgattgccagaggagcaggggGGTGGATGCTGGAGTGCTCTGAGCTACTGCCAGCCCACAAGCACCAGAAAATGAAGAGGATTCATTCCCAGAGGGGCGGGAAGGCTCAGGCTCAGAACCACAGCAAAAACTTGTTGCTCTGGGCCACCAGTTGCAGAAGTGCAACCTACTCAGCTCCCCAGGTGAGCCCAAagcacaggagagcagcaggaacacTTACACTTCACAGCCTGGCACACCTGGAAGGCCATGTGCCGTACTTGGTGGATGGGGTAAGGCAGGTAGTTGTTATCCTTCAGGAAATCAAaggtgctgagccccagcagctcGAAGGAGATGCACATGTGGCCGTGGTAGTCAAACCAGTCAAACATCCTGACACAGAGACTGACACAAACATTCCAGttgggaacagctctgcaggctcctcctttccctgctcagtCTGTACCTCACAGCAAGCCAAGGTGCTTCCAAAACTATCCAGGATCACCTTCAAGCACACAACACCCAGCACCcgttccagcccagccctgaacccagcccttcctgctcaACACCGAGAGCACACTCACTTTGTGTTCTCAGGATCCTTCTCGTTGATTTTCTCCAGCACGTTGATTTCCAGTCGAGCAGCCTCTTTGTATTTCTCCACGTTTTTAATGATTTTCAGAGCAACACGTGCACCACCCCTGTGGGAGAAACAGGAAGAAAGCACCaggtgagccctgagcaggTAAAAGAGGCTGTGCCCTGTGAAAGGGATCTTCTGACCAGCCTCCCTTGCTCAAGCAGGTGTGCCCACCAAAGGTGTCCCTTTCTCTCCCTACAAAACAACCCTGTGGGAGAAACAGGAAGAAAGCACAAGGTGAGCCCTGAGTGGGTAAAAGAGGCTGTGCCCTCTGAAAGGGACCTTCTAACCAGCCTCCCTTGCCCAAGCAGGTTATTATTAAGGGGTGTCCACCAAAGgtttccctttccctccctaCAAAACAATCCTATAGGAGAAACAGGAAGAAAGCACCaggtgagccctgagcaggTAAAAGAGGCTGTGCCCTGTGAAAGGGACCTTCTGACGAGCCTCCCTTGCTCAAGCAGGTGTGCCCACCAAAGGTGTCCCTTTCTCTCCCTACAAAACAGCCCTGAAGCTTCCCCCAGCACATGGGCAACACAAAGAGGGTgagagcctggagcaggagaggatATTGAAAACCAAGAGAGTGATTTTCACCCCCAGCCGTGGTCTCCCCTTTCCCCACATACCTCCGGTGATCCATGCACTGCACCACTCTGCCGAAGGTCCCTTCCCCCAGGGTGCTGATAATCTCATctgggagggagagaaggagagggaaggagctgagagagggaGCAGGACCTGGCTGCAGCGATacacagggcagaggagaaTGCATTGCAACACCTAACCTGCACACAGCTGGAGAGACCGGAGCAGCGGAAGGCTGACACCGGCTGCACAAGGCAGCTGCCCTAATTTCCCTGCCACTTCAGTAACAATACACAATATAAACGTAGCTTTAacaaaaggggaaggaaaaggagagggttTCTCTTTAAtaaacaatgaaaataaaatgaaacagaaagatAAGACAGATCTGCGACTGCGATGGGAGCTTAACTAGAGAGCTAAATTATGTTACGATTTGGCTGTACATCTTTCTTGTAGCCAGTCGCCGACGCGATAGATCAGATGCCCCTCGTCGTCGTCCTCCACACTCTTGGCCCTTCTGCTGCTCTGTCGACTCCGCTGCTGGCCCAGGCAGACAGGGAATTCATCATTCACCAATCAGATTTTCAAACCagcgcagcagcagccagcGTCACGCATTGGTTGGTTTGGAAATTCACATGGTTGTTTGAGGAGGGGTTGCAGGAGGAGATTCCCAGCCAATTCATACGGCACAGAGGAATATATAACGATAGGGATATTGCAAGGGAACATGTCAAGATACAACACACTagctcagaaaagaaaaaaacagtttGCTTTTCGttgtagcaaaaaaaaaaaaaaggaaaaaaaaaagaaaaaggaaaaaaaaaagaaaaaaaataagaaaaaaaagaacctACAAACGGCCCCAACCCGAACCAGTgtgacagcagagctgtcagagtgagggagctgaggggcaTGGAAAGGGCTGGCTGTTCTTGCTCCCACGGGGGCTCAGAGAGGAACAGCACCGGCCTTCGGGTCCTGGGGACTGCCTGAGCACGCCgcagagcaggggcagcaggaggcagGTGCTGCCTGGCAGGTCCTGCACAAGCCCAGGCTGCCCCCACAGGCACCCCTATCCCACTCCAATAACCTCCCACACAGCTTCCCCCAGCCCCGACACTCAGGGGAAGATGAACTCCGAGAtttcagaaaagcagctttaGATACAATGATCCATCCAAAATGGAAAGTTCCCAGTGACTGCCTGGGGAAAGATGGACACTTCTTCCTAGACCCTCCCCCAAAGAAGCTGATCCTGGAAGGACTAACTTCCAGAAGAGAAGCAGAACCCAACAGGGAactgggacagccctgggatgAGGCAGATAAGAGGTTTATgctggagaagagaaaattCCTGCCTTTGGTTCCTCAGCTAAGTATCCCCATACTTGGGAGCAACCAGCCAGCAGACTAGGGACCCAAATCCAGCCCCCAATCCCCTCCCTGGACACAGAGCCAGAACAGACCAGACAACACTGAGAGCtccacacacagagcagagaatGTGTCTGGGGTCTAACAGAAGTGGAAGGTGAACAGCAGAACAGACAAGAAGAGAAAGCCAGGGATGCTTCCGGGAAGAGCCTGGGATGGTTCTGCCTCCACCTGAGCTGAGTGCTCCAAAAGCTCTGCTCCTCCACAAAGCCCACATCAGCTGGGCCCAGCCAGGAGGAtcctgctcagagccagggcccGAAACAGGGACCACAGGGGCAGTCACCTGTCCCAGGCTCTCTGGGACTGGGACCAGCTGAGCGCTGGCTCTTCGAGCCTTGCACAAAccctgcctggctggggctcCTCCATGAGCATCACTGAACGGGAGGAGGTGCAGCACCACCCTGGGGACCTGCCAGCCTCACAGGGCACTCCTGTCCTCCCATGAGAGAGGGCCTGAGCCACCCGTGCCCAGCTGGCACCGGGCAGCGCCAACCACGGCGCGCAGGGACGCGAGCAACAACAACGCTCCGCACCAAAACTCCTCCAAacaacacacacgcacacacagagctcaatCCGACTCTGACAGAGCATTTAGAAAGTGAATTTTTCTACTTACCCAGCTCAGCACctgggagagagagagcaagGTTACAGGGCAGGCACGGCACAGCAGGATACTCACCGATGAGGAGCGGCTAAAGGACCGGCTGCGGCGCCGCCTCCGCCTGTGCTTACGCCGGCTGCTTTTGCAGCTGCGGTAGCTGCCCTCGCGGTCCCGGGAGCGCCGGTACTCGTAGGAATGCTGCCGGTACTCGGGCTCGTAGTAGGCGTCGCCCCGCTCGCGGCTGTAGTCGTTGCGCCGGTAGCTGTCACAGTAACGGCGGTCGTAGGCCCTGCGGTCTGCCGAGTGGTCGTCGTAGCTGGGcacggggatggggacaggggaggggTTAGTTCCTCTAAGAGGGATCCAGAACACCTGAGATAGCTCTGAGATAGCCCAAATGGTACAAAATTAGCAGGATGGGTTCTGTGGCAGTGTTGGGAAAAGGTTTAATGAAAGGCGAAATAAAGAAGCTCTTACAGAGAGAAACCTCTTGTCCCTGGTTCTGTTCTTGCTCTCAGAGGAATCCATCCCACCTGAGATAGCCCAGCTACCCCAAATGGTATAAAAGTAGCAGGATGTGGTAGTGTTGGAAAAaggtttaataaaaggcaaaatttaaaagctcttacagagaagaactGAGCCAAGGAAAGAGGTCCTTGCTCTCAGAGGAACCCAGCACACCTGAGATAACCCAGCTATCCCAAATGGCAAAAAACCAGCAGGATGGGTTCTGTGGTAGTGTTGGGAAAAGGTTTagtaaaaggcaaaataaaaaagctcttacagagaaaaactgagccAGAGTGGTCATCGTAGCTGGGCATGGGGATGGGGAGAAGAGAGGTGTTAGGCCCTCTCAGAGGGATCCAGAACATTTGAGATAGCCCAACTACCCCAAATGGCAAAAAACCAGCAGGATGGGTTCTGTGGTAGTGTTGGGAAAAGGTTTAACGAAAGGTGAAATAAAGAAgctcttacagagaagaacCTCTTGTCCCTGGTTCTGTTTTTGCTCTCAGAGGAACCCATCCCGCCTGAGATAGCCCAGCTACCCCAAATGGTATAAAAGTAGCAGGATGGCTTATGAGGTAGtgctggaaatggaaaaaaggttaataaaaggcaaaataacaaagctcttacagagaaaaactgagccAGAGTGGTCGTCGTAGCTGGGCATGGGGATGGGGAGAAGAGAGGTGTTAGTCCCTCTCAGTGGGATCCAGAACACCTGAGATAGCCCAACTACCCCAAATGGTATAAAAGTAGCAGGATGGATTCTGAGGTAGTGTTGGAAATGGAAAAGGggttaataaaaggcaaaataacaaagctcttacagagaaaaactgagctGAGGGAAAGAGGTCCTTGCTCCTGCTGAAACACCCCACAAGAGGGATTATctcctttgttctcttctttttctagtgaaTTACTGTCCAACAAATTACCTAGGCTGGACCTCTTGGCCTCTGTCCAACTGGGCAGCCCCAGGTCTGAGGTGAAGTCCCAAAGGTCCTATGAGGTGTCTTTGTACCAAATTGAGGAGAGAAAGTTCtgggctttttgcttttttaagcAGACAAAGAATAATTTGGTCACTCCATCAACAGGGAGCACATTCCTACACTGGGGAATGTTGAGAGGTTGGAGTGGACTTGAAGATCATCATTGTCTTGTCCaaactggccttgaacactgacagggctgggagagctccatccaacctgtgTGCCAgagtctcaccaccctcacagggaagatcCTCATGTCGAGCCTAAATTCTCTCTCTTTCAATTTGCACCCATTActctttgtcctgtcactacagttccTCATGGAGGGTCCCTCTCCACCTTCCTTGTAGGCCCCTTTTAACactggaaggtgctgggagGTCTtcacacaaccttctcttctttAGGCTTAGAAACTCTTCCAGTCCCAATTCTCTCACAGCCTTCTCTTCTTTAGGCTGGAAAACTCTCCCAGCCCAAATTCTctcacaaccttctcttctccagccccaactctctcacaaccttctcttctttAGGCTGGAAAActctcccagccccaattctctcacaaccttctcttctttAAGCTAGAAACTCTCTCAGCCAAAATGctccacaaccttctcttctctagCCTGGAAAACTCTCCCAGCCCAAATTCTCCACAACCTTCTTTCTTCCAAGCTGGAAGACTCCCCCAGCCTAATTTCtcacacaaccttctcttctccagcccAAATTCTCTCACAGCCTTCTCTTCTTTAAGCTAGAAACTCTCCCAGCCCAAATTCTCCACAACCTTCTTTTCCCCAGGCTAGAAACTCTtccaatcccaattctctcacaaccttctcttctccagtcCCAATTATctcacaaccttctcttctgcaggcagGAAACTCTTCCAGCCCAAATTCTCTCACAACCTTCTTTTCCCCAGGCTAGAAACTCTTCCAGTCCCAATTCTCTCACAGCCTTCCCTTCTTCAGGCTGGAAAACTCTCCCAGCCCAAATTCTctcacaaccttctcttctccagcccCAATTCTTTCACAGCCTTCTCTTCTTTAAGCTAGAAACTCTCCCAGCCCAAATTCTCCACAACCTTCTCTCCTCCAAGCTGGAAAATTCTCCCAGCCCAAATTCTCTCACAACCTTCTTTTCCCCAGGCTAGAAACTCTTCCAGTCCCAATTCTctcacaaccttctcttctttAGGCTGGAAAACTCTCCCAGCCCAAATTCTctcacaaccttctcttctttAAGCTAGAAACTCTCCCAGCCAAAATGCTCCAcagccttctcttctctagCCTGGAAAACTCTCCCAGCCCAAATTCTCCACAACCTTCTTTCTTCCAAGCTGGAAGACTCCCCCAGCCTAATTTCTctcacaaccttctcttctccagcccAAATTATCTCACAGCCTTCTCTTCTTTAAGCTAGAAACTCTCCCAGCCCAAATTCTCCACAACCTTCTCTCCTCCAAGCTGGAAAATTCTCCCAGCCCAAATTCTCCACAACCTTCTTTTCCCCAGGCTAGAAACTCTtccaatcccaattctctcacaaccttctcttctccagcccAAATTCTctcacaaccttctcttctgagGGCAGGAAACTCTCCCAGCCCAAATTCTCCAcaaccttctcctctccaggctggaaaATGTTCCCAGCCCAAATTCTCTCATaaccttctcttctgcaggcttGAAATGTTCCCAGCCCAAATTctccacaaccttctcttctccaggctggaaaactctcccagccccaattctctcacaaccttctcttctccagcctggaaaagtctcccagccccaattctctcagcctttctccATGAGGAAGGTGTTCCAATCCTCTTAACAACTTCCCAGCCTCCTCTGGATCTGTTCCAACAGTTCCACATCCTTGTTATGTTTGGAACACCAAAACTATTGCAGTGCTTTGAGGGAGCCCAAGGCAAGAAGCCATGAGCTGCCAACCCTTGGCATAACAAGGGGAcagggatctgtgtcccagccaggtgagggacactgagggacccCAGATCTTCCTCTACTGAAACTGTGAAGGGATAAAAGCTCAGAGGGTCCTTTGTTCAGGACCCCTCCTTGAAGGCACCAGCTAGAGCTGTTTCTTTGTTATTGCACCAAGATTTTTAAGGATTGAGATGTCTGAGAATCTGCTGTGAGAAAGCAGGGCTGAGCCAGTCAGGAAACTGGTCTGACTGGGAGTGTGGGGTGTGTAGGGAGTCAAACAGGGCAAACATGGGGTCACTGGAGGCACTGCTG is a genomic window of Zonotrichia albicollis isolate bZonAlb1 chromosome 30, bZonAlb1.hap1, whole genome shotgun sequence containing:
- the CLK2 gene encoding dual specificity protein kinase CLK2 isoform X1, which gives rise to MPHSRRYRSSERSSRGSYHERYRSRKHKRRRTRSRSSSSERDRRHRREDSYHVRSRSYDDHSADRRAYDRRYCDSYRRNDYSRERGDAYYEPEYRQHSYEYRRSRDREGSYRSCKSSRRKHRRRRRRSRSFSRSSSQRSRQSSRRAKSVEDDDEGHLIYRVGDWLQERYEIISTLGEGTFGRVVQCMDHRRGGARVALKIIKNVEKYKEAARLEINVLEKINEKDPENTNLCVRMFDWFDYHGHMCISFELLGLSTFDFLKDNNYLPYPIHQVRHMAFQVCQAVKFLHDNKLTHTDLKPENILFVNSDYELSYNLEKKRDERSVKSTAIRVVDFGSATFDHEHHSTIVSTRHYRAPEVILELGWSQPCDVWSIGCIIFEYYVGFTLFQTHDNREHLAMMERILGPIPSRMVRKTRKQKYFYHGRLDWDENTSAGRYVRENCKPLRRYLTSEAEDHHRLFDLIESMLEYEPSKRVTLAEALKHPFFDMLGMEPSTKMWDSSRDISR
- the CLK2 gene encoding dual specificity protein kinase CLK2 isoform X2, translating into MPHSRRYRSSERSSRGSYHERYRSRKHKRRRTRSRSSSSERDRRHRREDSYHVRSRSYDDHSADRRAYDRRYCDSYRRNDYSRERGDAYYEPEYRQHSYEYRRSRDREGSYRSCKSSRRKHRRRRRRSRSFSRSSSRSRQSSRRAKSVEDDDEGHLIYRVGDWLQERYEIISTLGEGTFGRVVQCMDHRRGGARVALKIIKNVEKYKEAARLEINVLEKINEKDPENTNLCVRMFDWFDYHGHMCISFELLGLSTFDFLKDNNYLPYPIHQVRHMAFQVCQAVKFLHDNKLTHTDLKPENILFVNSDYELSYNLEKKRDERSVKSTAIRVVDFGSATFDHEHHSTIVSTRHYRAPEVILELGWSQPCDVWSIGCIIFEYYVGFTLFQTHDNREHLAMMERILGPIPSRMVRKTRKQKYFYHGRLDWDENTSAGRYVRENCKPLRRYLTSEAEDHHRLFDLIESMLEYEPSKRVTLAEALKHPFFDMLGMEPSTKMWDSSRDISR
- the CLK2 gene encoding dual specificity protein kinase CLK2 isoform X3, which codes for MDHRRGGARVALKIIKNVEKYKEAARLEINVLEKINEKDPENTNLCVRMFDWFDYHGHMCISFELLGLSTFDFLKDNNYLPYPIHQVRHMAFQVCQAVKFLHDNKLTHTDLKPENILFVNSDYELSYNLEKKRDERSVKSTAIRVVDFGSATFDHEHHSTIVSTRHYRAPEVILELGWSQPCDVWSIGCIIFEYYVGFTLFQTHDNREHLAMMERILGPIPSRMVRKTRKQKYFYHGRLDWDENTSAGRYVRENCKPLRRYLTSEAEDHHRLFDLIESMLEYEPSKRVTLAEALKHPFFDMLGMEPSTKMWDSSRDISR